The Flavobacterium sp. 1 genome contains the following window.
GCCTGTATTGTTTTCTATAGGCACTGGATTACCAGTTATTCTCTTTGCATTTATTATCGCTTTTAGTATGGAAAAGCTGGGAATATATTTCAAAGCTATAACGAAAATAGAAAAAGTAATGCGGGTTGCAGCTGGAATTATATTCCTGATTACGGGGCTTTATTACATCAGCATTTATTTTAAAATCACCGAATGAAAACTTTTTTTTAAATAATACTGTTCCTGTTAATTCAATTTTCAAAAGTGTAAAATAAAAGCCTTTAGATCTCAATTCAGAGAAGTGAGAAATATAGATTTCTTTTTGTTCACATTATTTATCCCCAGCTTTTGCAACTGATCCCATAAAATGGCACTTTTAAAGAAGTACATACTATCCATTTATCAAGAATTCAGAATTAACTCCATAATAACAAGTTACTTCCAGATCGAAAGTATTATTTGCCAATACCCTCATATACTTCCTTCACCACTAATGTAGCCGAAACTATTTTTGGCCACCCAGCATAGAATGCAAGTTGTGTTAAAACTTCGTCCATTTCTTCCTTGCTAATACCATGCTGTACTGCCCTTTCCATATATAGTCCAAGGAATTGTATATCACCTGCTGCAATCATTGCACATACTGTTGCCAGGCTTCTGCTTCTTGACGATAAACCTGCACGAAGCCAAACTTCACCATACAGCAACTCATTGGTATATTTAGCAAATCCTTCTGACATTGGCTCAATATTTTGTTGAATAAATCCAAGCCTGTTTTCATCACCCGGTAATGCCTCGTCTTTATTTAGCCTCAATGGGTCTGTAGATGGTAACTCAGCTTGTAAGATCCCTTTGCTTGCAAACAATTCTTTAGCAATACCTACAGCAGAAAATGCATTTGGCCATCCTGAATAAAATGCAAGGTGTGTTATAATTTCTGAAAGTTCACCCGGAGTAACCCCATTTTCTAATGCTTTAGAAAAATAATGCGGCATACCCACAGTATGATTACGGGCTATCAGACTTGAAATTGAGACAATACAACGGTCATGTTTTGACAGACCCGGACGTTCCCAAACTTCACCGACTAATTTTTCAACAGTATACTTGCTAAGCGTTGGTGAAACACTACTTAGAAAATCAGGAGCTATAGCTGGTTTTGAATCAGCATTCCCATCAGTATTTATTTTTAGGGCCTTAACTATT
Protein-coding sequences here:
- a CDS encoding carboxymuconolactone decarboxylase family protein codes for the protein MNKGKGTAKVLFVVTSCDVKGDTSIPTGFNLSEVTHPLEKLEESGVIVNIASIKGGKAPLDGLEDFNDPVNAKYWADADFRNALENTLKLDDAKAGDYDAIFFAGGHGTMWDFADSPAVLRLVPQFYESGKIVSAVCHGPAALVNVKLSNGFYLVAGKNVAAFTNGEEEEVQSTNVVPFLLEDTLIGHGANYKHSPNWSNNIAIDGKLITGQNPQSAASVGLAIVKALKINTDGNADSKPAIAPDFLSSVSPTLSKYTVEKLVGEVWERPGLSKHDRCIVSISSLIARNHTVGMPHYFSKALENGVTPGELSEIITHLAFYSGWPNAFSAVGIAKELFASKGILQAELPSTDPLRLNKDEALPGDENRLGFIQQNIEPMSEGFAKYTNELLYGEVWLRAGLSSRSRSLATVCAMIAAGDIQFLGLYMERAVQHGISKEEMDEVLTQLAFYAGWPKIVSATLVVKEVYEGIGK